A single window of Gossypium arboreum isolate Shixiya-1 chromosome 13, ASM2569848v2, whole genome shotgun sequence DNA harbors:
- the LOC108462835 gene encoding protein NUCLEOLAR COMPLEX ASSOCIATED 4: MASILAKKPKKMKLKELKTLGQQLLSSRAHINNLPLLLGFISPSSPPPYVLESLLSLQSFFTTVLADLPPSQSSKKRPRIDDSAKQDPEFIYRTWLRSKFDEFVTLLIEVLISPDTEDALREILLDSFMEFVKLGNGGSFYSSIYHKLLRSIVNSPTPVDFLSELLALKYFKYIDVRYFTFISLEKLAKALDTKDTADDETVGGDGDSGSQSRESMELSIHKIHYIISHIPPLEGNDGKSEYEMWSGSGLPSNEEHDKKKLSKAQKAEDKGWKAEKQTNNVLSPASIAKKMKLKFTKAWISFLRLTIPVNVYKEVLATLHQAVIPHLSNPIILCDFLTKSYDIGGVVSVMALSSLFILMTQHGLEYPNFYEKLYALLSPSIFMAKHRAKFFQLLDSCLKSPLLPAYLAAAFAKKLSRLSICVPPSGELVIIALIHNLLRRHPSINCLVHKEDGDESEEDKNDSGSEKRPGIDHFNSEESNSIKSNAMRSSLWEIDTLRHHYCPPVSRFVLSLENDLTVRSKTTEMDIKDFSSGSYATIFGDEIRRRVKQVPLAFYKATPTSLFPESEFCGWTFTYEGSNEIKEQKTVEEDDASTKRQRIEC; this comes from the exons ATGGCATCGATTCTTGCAAAGAAGCCAAAAAAGAtgaagttgaaagagttgaaaacaCTAGGCCAACAACTCCTCTCTTCACGAGCTCACATAAATAATCTTCCGTTGCTCCTCGGTTTCATATCGCCGTCGTCGCCGCCGCCATACGTTCTGGAATCACTTCTCTCGCTGCAGTCCTTCTTCACCACGGTGCTCGCCGACCTACCTCCCTCTCAGTCTTCGAAGAAACGTCCGCGTATAGACGATTCAGCTAAACAGGATCCCGAGTTTATTTACAGGACCTGGCTGAGATCAAAGTTTGATGAATTCGTTACGTTGTTGATTGAAGTTTTGATTTCGCCCGATACGGAAGACGCTTTAAGA GAAATCTTATTGGATTCATTCATggaattcgtgaagctcggaaatGGAGGAAGCTTTTACTCCTCTATTTATCACAAATTGCTGCGCAGCATC GTTAACTCTCCAACACCTGTTGATTTTTTATCAGAGTTGCTTGCATTGAAGTATTTTAAGTACATTGATGTCCG GTACTTTACCTTCATTAGCTTGGAAAAACTTGCTAAAGCTTTGGACACAAAAGATACCGCTG ACGACGAAACAGTGGGTGGAGATGGTGACAGCGGGAGTCAATCAAGAGAAAG CATGGAGCTTTCTATTCACAAGATACATTATATCATATCTCACATCCCCCCTTTGGAAGGCAATGATGGAAAATCCGAGTATGAGATGTGGAGTGGATCAG GGCTTCCATCTAATGAAGAACATGATAAAAAAAAGCTCTCTAAGGCTCAAAAGGCGGAAGATAAAGGGTGGAAGGCTGAGAAACAAACCAATAAT GTGTTGTCTCCAGCCTCAATTGCCAAGAAGATGAAACTGAAGTTTACTAAAGCATGGATTTCGTTCCTCAGACTAACGATCCCTGTAAATGTATACAAGGAG GTTCTTGCCACTCTTCATCAGGCAGTCATCCCTCATTTGTCTAATCCTATAATTTTATG TGATTTCTTAACAAAATCATACGATATTGGTGGCGTTGTTAGTGTCATGGCGCTTAGCAGCCTCTTCATCCTAATGACACAACATGGTTTAGAGTACCCAAATTTCTATGAAAAGCTTTATGCGCTTTTATCACCTTCTATCTTCATGGCAAAACATAGAGCAAAGTTTTTTCAG CTTCTTGATTCTTGCCTTAAGTCACCACTTCTTCCTGCGTATTTGGCTGCTGCTTTTGCTAAGAAATTAAGTAGACTGTCGATTTGTGTGCCTCCTTCTGGAGAATTGGTTATCATTGCTTTGATTCATAACCTTTTACGTCGACATCCATCAATTAACTGTTTGGTGCACAAG GAAGATGGTGATGAAAGTGAAGAGGATAAAAATGATTCCGGATCTGAGAAAAGACCTGGTATTGATCATTTTAATAGCGAGGAGAGCAATTCTATAAAATCTAATGCCATGA GAAGTTCTCTTTGGGAAATTGACACCCTTCGACACCATTACTGCCCACCTGTATCAAG GTTTGTTTTGTCATTGGAGAATGATTTGACGGTTCGATCCAAAACCACTGAAATGGACATCAAAGATTTTAGTTCTGGTTCATATGCAACAATATTTGGGGACGAG ATACGACGTCGGGTAAAGCAGGTTCCTTTGGCTTTTTATAAAGCAACGCCAACATCTTTGTTTCCGGAGTCTGAATTTTGTGGTTGGACCTTCACATACGAAGGAAGCAATGAAATTAAGGAGCAGAAAACAGTTGAAGAAGATGATGCCTCTACAAAACGACAGCGGATCGAATGCTGA